In Sesamum indicum cultivar Zhongzhi No. 13 linkage group LG8, S_indicum_v1.0, whole genome shotgun sequence, the sequence acacttaaaatataattagtatacaGTTCAAAAAAAGTGactaatcacataacaagtatgATATATTTGCTCTGTAATTAGTTTAGTCGACTAACTTGCTCTGAGTAAGAATTCTCACAAATCGGAATGGGTGGAGGGGGAAGGGGGGACCAATGGGCAAATAACACATTGATGTGATGAATTGAAGAAAGTGGGACCAAAAACTGAAACAATAATTAGAACAACGTAAATAGGATGCAGAGAAAACAAATGCAATGCTAAAAAGTAGTGTTTCTTGATGATCCTATcatctatatgtatatatcattTAGTGGCCTTTGGTGGGCATAAGGACTGGCTAAGACTCAAGATGGAGTCATCATCAACAACTAAtctttcacacacacacacacacacttctctctctctctctctcatgtgCAGAAATGAAATGCTCTTATCTGATATGAGATGAGGTGAATCTCTTGTTTTGGATTTCTTGTGCTTTTTTGGCCCTTCACTCAGATATTCTGGATAACAATACCCctaccccccacccccacccccaccccatgAGCAAATTTATGCTTCTTGCTTGGTTATTATAAGAAAGGCTTCAAAATATCTTCACTTCTACCTCACTTGCTTTGTTTTCTTCCTCAAGTACTCTGGGGTTTTAATTCTTTCGTgttgattataatatatactactcATTCTTGATTCTTGTCCATTTCTACCGTAACCATCGATGGATATGCATCGTCGTAACGTGGTCGTGCACCCCTTCCCTTGTTTGCATTGCCACCCTCACACCTACATTAGAatggtatatttatatatatacatatatatatatagtctttTTCATTCCATGAAGAAGTCAtgcacattttttatatatacagcGAAAaggagaaatatatatatgtaagaaaatgtgatgatcattattattttgtgttaacATTAATTTGATCGATTACAGGTTCAGAATCTTATAGAGAGGTGCTTGTTGCTTCACATGGACAGAGATCAATGCGTGAAGGCCTTGGCTGAGCATGCTCGAATTCGACCTCTCGTCACTCTCACAGGTATGCCGATCGATCTTTCCTAGTTTTCATCTCATGCACGACCAGGAACGTATGTaagaaaatgaggtttcaCAACAAACATTTTCGTATAAATCGAGACTGAAgattaattgttttaatttgtacTTAATTGTCGAGGTGGATCTTTGTCTCCTTCTTATTGCTTTATTGATCAGCGGAGAGTTGCTTATTTTGCAGTGTGGAAAGAGCTGCTGAAAGAGAACGAAGATTTCTTTCGATCATACTTCCGATCTCTATCTCCAAGACCATACATACGTACGTTATTAATCAAATCCTTAATTTATCtgtttatgtttatgtttGGTAAGGACTTTTTTTCTGCCCAGTGTCAAAAGATTTTCTCAGACAGCACATAAGAATACCGGTCACACTCTTATGTTActtagaaaatgaatttttttttactctaAACCAAATTTATGTACGCACTAGACCTAATTGTCACGTGATTGGTGGTTCTGTTTAATCTGTATACCAATCACACCAATAACcactataatatatttatcgtgtGATTAGCTTTAATTATTACTGAATGATTCCAAGTAGAATTTTCCCcccaaaatacatatatagacCTTTTCAGCAAGAAAAGTATATATCCATCACTTGTTGTCGTTTGCTCCATTTTCTTAACTGTCTGATTGTAGACTTAATACTTTTATGTACTTTTTGTAAATTCCAGATCGATATGTTCAAAGGGCACCAAAATTTGGGAGAAGAAGCCACTGGAAATAAACgacaa encodes:
- the LOC105168272 gene encoding uncharacterized protein LOC105168272, giving the protein MDMHRRNVVVHPFPCLHCHPHTYIRMVQNLIERCLLLHMDRDQCVKALAEHARIRPLVTLTVWKELLKENEDFFRSYFRSLSPRPYIHRYVQRAPKFGRRSHWK